Proteins encoded in a region of the Chlorogloeopsis sp. ULAP01 genome:
- a CDS encoding acyl carrier protein: protein MKNSTQQSQSAEAIQNWLVLQLAERLNIEPDELDIDLPFDNYDLNSNEALALLNKLEKWLGRSLSPTIVWNYPTIATLAERLAEETEVAAQKEE, encoded by the coding sequence ATGAAAAATTCTACTCAACAGTCTCAAAGTGCCGAAGCAATTCAAAATTGGTTAGTTTTACAGCTTGCCGAGCGGCTGAATATTGAACCAGATGAGTTAGATATTGACTTACCTTTTGACAACTACGATTTGAATTCAAACGAGGCATTGGCTCTGTTGAACAAGCTAGAGAAATGGCTGGGGCGATCGCTATCTCCAACCATAGTCTGGAATTATCCCACGATTGCAACTCTAGCTGAACGTTTAGCCGAGGAAACTGAAGTTGCTGCACAAAAGGAGGAGTAA
- a CDS encoding PfaD family polyunsaturated fatty acid/polyketide biosynthesis protein, producing the protein MIGTEAVKNKNDNLLQIPGCYSHKLYWQGSLDLVSFDEVGIKYKLLNIDKPCHILKIEGNIGVTNEGKLYYQELSNIEQIEVLISVPPLAIQQLGDRTFLDFHGVKCAYATGSMASGIASEELVIALGKESILSSFGAGGLSPSRLETAIHRIQQALPKGPFAFNLIHSPSEPAIERAAVDLYLKYGIRTIEASAFLDLTPNIVYYRTAGLNFNAANQIEIKNKVIAKISRTEVATKFLQPAPKEILRQLVAQGLITQLQAILAAKVPMADDITVEADSGGHTDNRPLVCLLPSMLQLRDEIQSKYSYAKPVRVGVAGGIATPQSALAAFMMGAAYVVTGSINQSCLEAGTSEYTKQLLAQAEMADIMMAPAADMFEMGVKLQVLKRGTLFPIRAQKLFDLYKSYDSIEDIPLAEKEKLEKHIFRSSLESVWEETLAYLSRRNPDKISQAANNPKLKMALIFRWYLGLSSRWSILGEKGREMDYQIWCGPAMGAFNDWVKGSYLANSSNRRVVDVAHHIMTGTAFLYRLQSLKMQGLQMPAYYSQYCPVPLKSGVYG; encoded by the coding sequence GTGATCGGTACAGAAGCGGTAAAAAATAAAAATGATAATCTTCTTCAAATTCCTGGCTGCTACAGTCATAAATTATACTGGCAAGGCTCATTAGATTTAGTTTCTTTTGATGAAGTAGGTATAAAATATAAATTGCTCAATATAGATAAACCTTGTCATATTCTGAAAATAGAGGGAAATATTGGGGTAACTAATGAAGGAAAATTGTATTATCAAGAACTTAGTAATATAGAGCAAATAGAAGTACTGATATCTGTTCCACCTTTAGCAATTCAACAGTTGGGCGATCGCACTTTCCTAGACTTTCATGGTGTGAAGTGTGCATATGCGACTGGTTCAATGGCTAGTGGCATCGCTTCTGAAGAACTCGTCATCGCTCTAGGCAAAGAGAGTATATTGAGTTCCTTTGGGGCTGGCGGTTTATCTCCTTCCCGGCTCGAAACAGCTATTCATCGCATTCAACAGGCTCTACCAAAAGGGCCATTTGCTTTCAATTTAATTCACAGTCCTAGCGAACCAGCCATCGAACGTGCTGCGGTTGATTTATATCTCAAATATGGCATTAGAACAATAGAAGCCTCTGCGTTTTTGGATTTAACTCCTAACATAGTTTATTACCGAACTGCGGGACTGAATTTCAATGCAGCCAATCAAATAGAAATTAAAAACAAAGTTATAGCTAAGATTTCGAGAACAGAAGTCGCAACCAAATTTCTCCAACCTGCTCCCAAGGAGATTCTTAGACAATTAGTCGCACAAGGACTGATTACACAGTTGCAGGCAATCCTAGCAGCCAAAGTTCCCATGGCCGACGATATCACAGTGGAGGCAGATTCTGGCGGTCATACAGATAATCGTCCTTTAGTTTGTCTGTTGCCTTCCATGTTGCAATTGAGAGATGAAATTCAAAGTAAATATAGTTACGCAAAACCTGTACGAGTTGGTGTAGCAGGGGGAATTGCAACTCCCCAATCAGCATTAGCTGCCTTTATGATGGGCGCTGCCTATGTTGTTACTGGCTCTATTAACCAGTCTTGTCTTGAAGCCGGAACTTCTGAATATACAAAACAACTACTAGCTCAAGCCGAGATGGCGGATATAATGATGGCTCCGGCAGCAGATATGTTTGAAATGGGTGTCAAACTTCAAGTCCTCAAAAGAGGAACGCTTTTTCCCATCCGCGCTCAAAAACTTTTCGACCTCTACAAAAGTTATGACTCCATTGAAGACATTCCCCTAGCAGAAAAAGAGAAATTAGAAAAACATATTTTTAGAAGCAGCCTTGAATCGGTTTGGGAAGAGACATTAGCTTATTTATCTCGACGAAATCCCGATAAAATCTCTCAAGCCGCCAACAATCCCAAGCTGAAAATGGCTTTAATCTTCCGTTGGTACCTGGGTTTATCATCCCGTTGGTCAATTTTAGGAGAGAAAGGACGGGAGATGGATTACCAAATTTGGTGTGGCCCGGCTATGGGTGCTTTTAATGACTGGGTGAAGGGTTCTTATCTAGCCAATTCGAGCAATCGGAGGGTGGTTGATGTTGCTCACCACATTATGACTGGAACTGCATTTTTATATCGGCTGCAAAGTTTGAAAATGCAAGGACTGCAAATGCCAGCGTACTACAGCCAGTATTGCCCAGTTCCTCTCAAATCAGGAGTATACGGATGA
- a CDS encoding type I polyketide synthase has product MNIEKIEKTKVFESLKTTNMAIVGMDALFGSCDGLDAFERGIYQGSQYFTTLPSNRWERIEQQQQLLKAHGFEDGKAPLGAFIKDFEIDTLRIKISPHEAETLNPQQLLILKVADRALQDAEVGEGEKVAVVIASEYLSYVENITVSHISTLWNFTGSAFTLHAGENSAFKALEVAEMLLATKEVDTVVVGAVELAAKQTSKINTGKNTFSYDQNANHWMVGEGAGAVVLKHLDTARQEQKRIYAVINAISFLRESANLEKIKANTVTQVCQKAFVTAEVKPADIDYIEVFGNYAQSEDESEIEGLMRAYQSAGGNLKCAIGNVKANIGHTYTAGGIASLIKTALCLYHRYIPCVPQWIAPKMPDIWQNSPFYVATESKPWFLEQKESNRVAAINGLDLDGTYTHLILSEEPTQKECSSRYLEQMPFYLFPLAANERSLLLNQLNVLQQSIADCSCLSTAASLAFAAFQKNSPAAYAIAIVGRNQEELIREIQRALAGVVDVFDTGKDWQTPVGSYFTSKPLGKKGTIAFVYPGAYSSYIGIARNLFRLFPKLYDNPLIKSVYSRLANVEKILYPRSLNKLSKRQLEALEQRLIDDPVAMLESEMWVAGLLSAILRNYFQLQPDCAFGYSLGETSMMLAQGVWTHFHEGSQSLNSSALFKTELSGAKNAVRRFWKLPQIQDGESSEFWSTHILMCPVSLVQEALKHENHVYLILINTPQEVAIAGDTQACQRVIQRLNCDAFRTPFNYVIHCDAIRSEYDELVKLNTLPIQNIPNTVFYSAANYQPITLDSNSIGQNIAKCLCQQLDFPRLINRVWEDGTRIFIEVGAGSTCSRWISENLKHKEHLAISLNKRGIDEHTSIVRGLAKLVSHQVSLDLSPLYSPVQETFRSSQSMIKSENILDENSKTVPTSNKHQPSTNVPNFINELESVAFHNLKCKNLSANISRIHKAHTHFLQTRQESLRQLGEIIQLQIACSQQLLNQQSLAEINNNSFENKS; this is encoded by the coding sequence ATGAATATAGAAAAAATTGAAAAAACTAAAGTATTTGAGTCACTTAAAACTACTAATATGGCGATTGTAGGCATGGATGCCTTATTTGGCTCTTGTGATGGTTTAGATGCTTTTGAACGGGGTATTTATCAAGGAAGCCAATATTTTACTACCCTCCCTTCCAATCGGTGGGAAAGAATAGAACAGCAGCAGCAATTACTTAAAGCTCATGGTTTTGAAGATGGTAAAGCACCATTGGGAGCATTCATCAAAGATTTTGAAATTGATACTTTACGTATCAAAATATCTCCTCATGAAGCAGAAACACTTAACCCACAACAATTATTGATTCTCAAGGTAGCTGATCGCGCTCTTCAAGATGCGGAAGTTGGTGAAGGGGAAAAGGTAGCTGTAGTTATTGCTAGTGAATACTTGAGTTACGTCGAGAACATCACTGTTAGCCACATCTCCACTTTATGGAATTTTACCGGCTCTGCGTTCACACTTCATGCTGGAGAAAATTCTGCATTCAAAGCCTTGGAAGTTGCCGAAATGTTACTTGCTACCAAGGAAGTAGACACTGTTGTCGTCGGTGCAGTCGAGCTTGCTGCCAAGCAAACGTCAAAAATCAATACAGGCAAAAATACCTTTTCTTACGATCAGAATGCCAATCATTGGATGGTAGGTGAAGGTGCTGGAGCTGTTGTTCTCAAGCACCTGGATACAGCCAGGCAAGAGCAAAAGCGTATCTATGCAGTGATCAATGCCATCAGTTTTTTGCGGGAGTCTGCTAATTTAGAAAAGATAAAAGCCAATACCGTCACCCAAGTATGTCAAAAGGCTTTTGTGACAGCAGAAGTTAAACCTGCCGACATTGATTATATAGAAGTTTTTGGCAACTATGCGCAGTCAGAAGATGAATCTGAGATTGAGGGATTGATGCGAGCTTATCAATCTGCTGGAGGAAATTTAAAGTGTGCGATCGGCAATGTCAAGGCTAATATCGGTCATACTTACACTGCTGGGGGAATAGCCAGCTTAATCAAAACTGCTTTGTGTTTGTACCACCGATATATTCCCTGTGTACCCCAGTGGATTGCTCCAAAAATGCCTGATATCTGGCAAAATAGCCCTTTTTATGTAGCTACCGAATCAAAACCTTGGTTTTTAGAACAAAAAGAATCTAACAGAGTTGCTGCTATTAACGGACTAGACTTGGATGGTACTTATACACATTTAATTTTGTCGGAAGAACCTACTCAAAAAGAATGCAGTAGTAGGTATTTAGAGCAAATGCCTTTTTATCTTTTCCCGCTTGCTGCTAATGAGCGATCGCTTTTACTAAATCAATTGAATGTTTTACAACAAAGTATTGCAGATTGCTCTTGTTTATCCACTGCCGCCAGCCTCGCCTTTGCCGCTTTTCAAAAGAACTCTCCAGCTGCTTACGCAATAGCAATTGTTGGGCGTAATCAAGAAGAATTGATACGAGAAATTCAGCGTGCTCTTGCGGGTGTTGTGGATGTTTTTGATACAGGCAAAGACTGGCAAACTCCTGTAGGTAGCTATTTCACATCCAAACCACTAGGTAAAAAAGGCACCATTGCTTTCGTTTACCCTGGTGCTTACAGTTCTTATATCGGAATTGCTCGTAATCTATTTCGCTTGTTTCCCAAACTTTACGATAATCCACTCATTAAGAGCGTTTACAGTCGTCTTGCCAATGTAGAGAAAATTCTTTATCCGCGCAGCCTGAACAAATTATCAAAAAGGCAATTAGAAGCCCTAGAACAGCGATTGATAGACGATCCAGTCGCAATGCTCGAATCAGAAATGTGGGTTGCCGGATTGTTGAGTGCAATTCTAAGAAATTACTTCCAACTACAACCTGATTGCGCCTTTGGGTATAGCCTGGGCGAAACTAGCATGATGCTAGCTCAAGGTGTGTGGACTCATTTTCATGAAGGTAGTCAAAGTTTAAACTCGTCTGCTTTGTTTAAAACAGAGTTATCGGGAGCTAAAAATGCTGTTCGCAGGTTTTGGAAATTACCCCAAATTCAGGATGGAGAAAGCTCTGAGTTTTGGAGTACACATATTCTTATGTGTCCAGTATCCCTCGTTCAGGAAGCTCTCAAGCATGAAAACCACGTTTACTTAATTCTCATTAATACTCCACAAGAAGTCGCGATCGCTGGTGATACCCAAGCCTGCCAAAGAGTCATTCAAAGGCTAAATTGCGATGCTTTTCGTACTCCTTTCAATTATGTCATTCATTGCGACGCTATACGTTCTGAGTACGATGAACTTGTTAAATTAAACACTTTACCTATCCAAAATATACCAAATACTGTTTTCTATTCCGCTGCAAATTACCAACCCATTACCCTCGACAGTAATTCCATCGGTCAAAATATTGCTAAATGTCTGTGTCAACAGCTTGATTTCCCTCGGTTAATTAACCGCGTCTGGGAAGATGGCACTCGAATATTTATCGAGGTAGGAGCTGGCAGTACTTGTTCTAGATGGATTAGTGAAAATCTTAAACATAAAGAACATCTTGCAATATCCCTGAATAAAAGAGGCATAGATGAGCATACCTCTATTGTTAGAGGGCTAGCAAAACTTGTTAGTCATCAAGTTTCTTTAGATTTGTCGCCATTGTATAGTCCGGTACAAGAAACTTTTCGTTCCAGCCAGTCGATGATTAAGTCTGAAAATATTCTAGATGAAAATAGCAAAACTGTTCCTACTAGCAACAAACATCAGCCCAGCACAAATGTTCCAAATTTTATTAATGAGTTAGAGTCAGTCGCTTTCCACAATCTTAAGTGTAAAAATTTGAGCGCAAACATTTCTCGCATACATAAAGCTCATACTCATTTTTTACAAACTCGACAGGAATCTTTAAGGCAACTCGGCGAAATAATTCAATTACAAATAGCGTGCTCGCAACAACTACTGAATCAACAATCTTTAGCTGAAATCAACAATAATTCTTTTGAAAATAAATCTTAA